From the genome of Desulfovibrio gilichinskyi, one region includes:
- a CDS encoding AAA family ATPase: MSGKIVKYNPSFLNDQELIDSFVVRHGFLELLLEVIRENTHQNNQHVIAIGPRGSGKTTLLRRVIAEIRQQKELSDLWYPLPFGEESYEIASAGEFWLEALHHLGGLTGDPSWGKAYDELLGEHDEKRLQERCLSRLLDFADKCGKRLLLVVENLNLMLGEQLEDIDAWALRETLMHEPRIMLLGSATASFAAITDQNQAMFELFRVFHMSRLTVEECQKVWSQVAGQDITEKQARAVQILTGGNPRLLTILSLFGSTRSFRSLMDDLSLLVDEHTDYFKSNFESLPPKERKVFACLASLWEDSLSSEIARAARMTTSQVSAQLKRLESRGCVRVVSNEKGKKRYQLAERLYNIYYLMRRSQNDGRVKAVVYFMRQFYGQERLHEAMSIIASEACQMKDGERQDHYRAFQIFCNYPEAKDKLQLFREAISPAFRELPDLPDSVKKLLKPDVKNEELFKIAKDINKSLNAANWNDAEEKLRRYVELDSNEAKGWGVLGERLVQIGQSDEGIKCLRKAIELAPNLVAAWFALGGTLIFDLNRQSEGYECLKKAAAIEQNIFCNNPYLLNKIRSTDVSMETLENILNSTNRPGDLLNNIACAVMDKMNKSDYEDMATIVAWARESVEKTDGEKYTHGTLARALALQGNILEALPHVQTVLADIELVNNNIQEMTDILTLAAAFGHGQEALDLLVASPSLNALEPVAVGLKQYLGLDVQAPQEVKEIGEDIVKNIEMWKEKRVLRIR, encoded by the coding sequence ATGAGCGGTAAAATTGTTAAATACAATCCATCTTTTTTGAATGACCAAGAGCTGATAGATTCATTTGTTGTACGGCATGGTTTTCTTGAACTTCTTTTGGAAGTTATCCGCGAGAACACGCACCAAAATAACCAACATGTAATTGCAATCGGTCCTCGCGGCAGTGGAAAAACAACTTTACTTCGTCGTGTGATTGCGGAAATCCGCCAGCAAAAAGAGCTAAGCGACCTCTGGTATCCTTTACCTTTTGGTGAAGAAAGCTATGAAATCGCCTCTGCCGGAGAATTCTGGCTGGAGGCTCTTCACCATCTCGGTGGGCTTACCGGTGATCCCAGCTGGGGTAAGGCTTATGACGAATTGCTTGGAGAACATGACGAAAAAAGGCTGCAAGAACGTTGCCTGTCTAGGCTACTTGACTTTGCGGATAAATGCGGCAAGCGGTTATTGCTTGTAGTTGAGAATCTCAACCTTATGCTTGGTGAACAGCTTGAAGATATAGACGCATGGGCATTACGAGAGACTCTGATGCACGAGCCGCGAATAATGTTACTAGGATCAGCCACCGCCAGTTTTGCGGCTATTACGGATCAGAATCAGGCTATGTTCGAGCTTTTTCGCGTATTTCATATGTCGCGACTTACAGTCGAAGAATGCCAAAAGGTCTGGAGCCAAGTGGCAGGGCAAGACATAACAGAAAAGCAGGCTAGAGCTGTACAAATTCTTACAGGTGGAAATCCCCGTCTATTAACAATTCTATCTTTATTCGGGTCGACTCGCTCATTTCGCTCATTAATGGATGATTTATCCTTGCTGGTAGATGAACACACTGATTATTTTAAGTCCAATTTTGAAAGCCTTCCCCCAAAAGAACGCAAAGTCTTCGCGTGCTTGGCATCGCTTTGGGAAGACAGCCTCTCCAGTGAAATTGCCAGAGCCGCCCGCATGACAACAAGTCAGGTCAGTGCACAGCTGAAACGTTTGGAAAGTCGCGGATGTGTACGGGTTGTGAGTAATGAAAAAGGCAAAAAAAGATATCAACTGGCTGAACGGTTATACAATATTTATTATTTAATGAGACGAAGCCAAAACGATGGCAGAGTTAAAGCTGTAGTATACTTTATGCGTCAATTTTACGGGCAGGAGCGTTTGCACGAAGCCATGAGTATTATCGCCAGCGAAGCCTGCCAAATGAAAGATGGAGAACGACAGGATCATTACCGTGCCTTTCAAATTTTTTGTAATTATCCAGAAGCAAAAGATAAATTACAGCTTTTCCGAGAGGCCATATCTCCAGCCTTCCGAGAACTTCCGGATCTTCCAGATAGTGTAAAGAAATTGCTCAAGCCGGATGTTAAAAATGAAGAACTTTTTAAAATAGCTAAGGATATCAACAAGAGTCTCAATGCTGCTAACTGGAATGATGCCGAAGAAAAATTACGCCGGTATGTTGAATTAGATTCTAATGAGGCTAAAGGGTGGGGGGTTTTAGGAGAGAGACTCGTCCAAATAGGCCAGTCAGATGAAGGGATTAAATGCTTACGCAAGGCTATTGAATTAGCTCCTAATTTAGTAGCAGCTTGGTTTGCTCTTGGGGGCACCCTTATCTTTGACTTAAATAGACAAAGTGAAGGATATGAGTGTCTCAAAAAAGCTGCAGCCATTGAGCAAAATATATTTTGTAATAATCCATACCTCCTCAATAAAATACGAAGCACTGATGTTTCAATGGAAACTCTTGAAAATATTTTAAATTCTACGAATAGGCCGGGCGATTTATTAAATAATATTGCTTGCGCCGTGATGGATAAAATGAACAAAAGCGACTATGAGGATATGGCTACAATTGTCGCTTGGGCGAGAGAGAGTGTAGAAAAAACAGATGGGGAAAAATATACGCATGGCACTCTTGCTAGAGCTTTAGCCCTACAGGGTAATATCCTTGAAGCACTCCCACATGTTCAAACTGTTCTTGCTGACATTGAACTGGTTAACAACAATATTCAAGAGATGACGGACATACTCACTCTTGCCGCTGCCTTCGGTCACGGGCAAGAAGCTTTAGACCTGTTAGTCGCGTCACCCAGTTTAAATGCACTGGAACCTGTCGCCGTGGGGCTTAAGCAGTACTTAGGGCTTGACGTACAAGCTCCTCAAGAAGTTAAAGAAATTGGTGAAGATATCGTTAA
- a CDS encoding ATP-binding protein, which produces MEDELVGEIGNYVTGDRFWGREDELELLQNYLVEGANVSILAQRRIGKTSLMHETAKRLPDEFIPLHIDLQACNTAADLVKKVAVATKPYDKLWRKILSPFKNMLASTKDNLDSISVDSFKIKFKEGVSEDNWQDKGTQVLEILADHEKRVVLFIDELPIMISRMLDESPDRGKNEVHIFLSWLREKSQKYKGKISMVFAGSIGLEPVLNRAKISADMNHLTTFRLEPWRDSVALSCLHALAAHRQLNLPDESARRMIELLGCNIPYHVQLFFANVREHILLTKPSALKPGVINEIFQEKMISSRGHAELVHMEERLDKELDKAELQLAKSILTQAAVIGFVESGGMCKLFDRHAFSKEDRVNILPRLCEILVSDGYLKKNEAGKYVFVSNLLHKWWENKYKDFFETV; this is translated from the coding sequence ATGGAAGATGAACTTGTAGGAGAAATCGGAAACTACGTTACCGGCGATAGGTTCTGGGGGCGAGAAGACGAGCTTGAGCTTTTACAAAATTATCTTGTAGAAGGTGCAAATGTATCTATTCTTGCCCAGCGGCGCATAGGTAAGACGAGCCTTATGCATGAGACTGCAAAAAGACTTCCCGATGAGTTCATTCCACTTCATATAGATTTGCAAGCATGTAATACTGCCGCAGATTTGGTTAAGAAGGTGGCAGTTGCTACTAAGCCTTACGACAAATTATGGCGTAAAATACTTTCGCCTTTTAAAAACATGCTTGCTTCCACCAAGGACAATTTAGATTCCATAAGTGTAGATTCTTTCAAAATAAAATTTAAGGAAGGGGTCTCTGAAGACAACTGGCAGGATAAAGGAACCCAAGTTCTAGAAATTTTAGCCGATCATGAGAAAAGAGTGGTGCTTTTTATTGATGAGCTGCCTATTATGATTTCTCGTATGCTGGATGAATCTCCTGATCGTGGTAAAAATGAGGTGCATATCTTTTTATCTTGGCTTCGAGAGAAATCACAAAAGTATAAAGGTAAAATATCGATGGTGTTTGCCGGTTCCATAGGTCTTGAGCCCGTGCTGAACAGAGCGAAAATCAGTGCAGACATGAATCATTTGACCACTTTTAGATTGGAACCATGGCGCGATTCCGTAGCGTTGAGCTGTTTGCATGCTCTTGCAGCCCATCGTCAACTTAATTTGCCTGATGAATCTGCACGAAGGATGATTGAGTTACTAGGGTGCAATATCCCCTATCACGTGCAGCTCTTTTTTGCCAATGTCAGAGAACATATTCTGCTTACGAAACCCTCAGCACTTAAACCCGGCGTCATAAATGAAATTTTCCAAGAAAAAATGATTTCTTCGCGAGGGCATGCCGAATTGGTTCATATGGAAGAGCGTCTTGATAAAGAGCTTGATAAGGCGGAGTTGCAGCTGGCTAAAAGTATTTTGACACAAGCTGCTGTAATAGGATTTGTAGAATCAGGCGGGATGTGTAAACTGTTCGATCGTCACGCGTTTTCTAAAGAGGATCGAGTTAATATTTTGCCTAGACTGTGCGAGATTCTTGTTAGCGACGGATATTTAAAGAAGAATGAAGCCGGTAAATATGTATTTGTATCAAATCTGCTGCATAAGTGGTGGGAGAATAAGTATAAAGATTTTTTTGAGACGGTATAG